The Vibrio sp. 16 genome segment AATAGAATCGCAGCATCCAAAGGAAAACGACGCAGTGGCTGAAGAGTTACCTCTGACGCGAGCTCAGCGTTTTTACACAGTGACATAAAATCACCGGCTTCAGCACGCGTTGCTTTATATTCTGGAAGGTATCGACCTGCTTGGCGCATCATCCATACTGGTGTGTAATCGACTGGCTGCTTGAGCAGAGCGCGCAGGTAACGATCATTTTTTAATTCTGTCATTCCGTATATCCGATTCTTTAGACTCACTTTTTGTGGCCGTTATTCTAACACTGTTTGGCTCGCAAAAGCTGTGTGCTTTGCAACCTAGATCAAGTTATTAACTATAAAATCAGTGCTTAATTTGCACCCATTCAGTAAGGGTGTTAAAAATTTGTTTGCTAGCGAAAACTACAATTATAAACCGAGCACTCAGTGCTTGGCATCTCATAACGACATCTTACTTACCCCCTCCTTCTCGGAGGGTTTTTTTTGCCTATTTTTCAAGACTCTAAGTCATTTATTAGCTGGCATGTCGTTTCAATAAGTTCACGAGCAATCGTCCCTTTGGGGGCGACTGGCGGCATATCGTTTGGATGGAACCAACGAGCATCACTCAGCTCACTATAATCCGGCTTTAACGTACCAGATTGATAATCGGCGAGAAATCCCATCATCATACTGGATGGAAACGCCCATGGCTGACTGCCAACGTAACGAATGTTGGTCACCTCAATACCGGTTTCTTCTTTGACTTCGCGGGCAACACATTGCTCTAGGGTTTCTCCTACCTCCAAGAAGCCCGCAATGACGGTATACATCCCATTTCGATGTCTTGGATGTTGGGCAAGCAGCAGTTGGCTGTCTTTACGGACAGCAACGATGATACATGGAAAAATTCTTGGATAATGCAATGTCCGACAATCACCACATTGCATGGCTAGTTGGTTGTGATTGAGGTGATTACGGCCTCCACATTGGGGACAAAAGCGCATTGATTGGTTCATATGGCCATATTGAATGGCTTTGCTCATCAGCAAAAACAAGGGCTCAGGAAAATGCAAACAATCTCGCAGTGACGTTAGCACATAGTCGCAGTTCAAATCCGCTTCATTAAGCCACATCACTGGTATCCCTTCATAGACGCCCACTTCAGTGGCAAGCTCTAGAGGTAGGTCTAACTCATGGCTGCTGCCTTTGGGTAATCTTCCGTCTAACAACCAAATGTCACTCCCAGACACAACACACCAGTAACAGTTATGCATAGGGTTGATGTCACCTTTATTTAACATTGTCCATCCTCTTCACTTGCAGTCAAACCATTTTACTGGCAATCTAAATTCATACCAGAGTTTGTAGTAAGGCAATTTTCTGGCTATAAATTCTAGTAAGGACAAGAGGTTGTATCTCTAGAACAGCTTTGTTACTACAAAGCGTAATGATCACCGGAGTGTGATCCGATCATGAGGGCATGGTCATGCTAAATAAACTAAAAAGAACACAAGAACAGTGGGGTGGCTCAAGTGAAGTCATTGACCATTGGCTAGAAACTCGACAATCACTGATTGTTGAATACTGTAAACTCGGTTCTCTCCAGCCCGTCAATGGGCACAGTAACGTGGTTGAACTCCCTTCTCCTAAGCAAATTAGCTCTTTTTGCGATCACGTTGTCGACTACATCTCCGAAGGCCATTTCAAAATCTACGACATGGTAATGGAAAAGTGGCAAGCTACCGGCTTTAAGACAAACAACGAGATTGATGCCGCCTACGCTAAGATTGTACTCACTACCGACCCACTTTTGGAATTCAACGACAAGTACGTTAATGTCAGCGCAGAAGATGAACTGCCTGACTTCGAAGCCGACATGTCCTCAGTTGGTGAAGTGTTAGAAATGCGTTTTGAGGTAGAAGACAGCTTAATTCAGTTGATCGCTGACAGCTTAGCCATCCCACCGGGCGCATAACCAGGAAAATAACTTGCCATCACGACGGGTTAACGTAAACACGTTGACCCTTTGCTTTTGCCTCCAGGCACAGCTATCAGCAACAAAAGTCCCATGATATAGACACAAAAAAGGCACCCGAAGGTGCCTTTTGTCATTTCTTTATCTGCGATTACTCGTCAGATGAGAAACCTGCGTTAAGCAGTGCTGCAAGGTTGTCTGTCGCTTGTTCAGCTGAAGGACCTTCTTGCTCTTCTACACGCTTAGCTTGACGCTCTTGGTGGTATGCGAAACCTGTACCTGCAGGGATTAGACGACCAACAATTACGTTTTCTTTCAGACCACGTAGCTCATCACGCTTACCAGAAACCGCGGCTTCTGTTAGTACGCGAGTTGTCTCCTGGAACGATGCCGCAGAGATGAACGATTCAGTCGCTAGAGACGCCTTCGTGATACCTAGTAGTTCACGTTCGAAGCGTGCTGGCTCTTTGCCTTCTGCTTCTAGTTGACGGTTAGCAACCTTAACGTTCGCGTATTCAACCTGCTCACCGGCTAGGAACTCAGAGTCACCAGCAAATGTGATTGTACACTTACGTAGCATCTGACGAACGATAGTCTCAATGTGCTTATCGTTAATCTTAACGCCTTGCAGACGGTATACTTCTTGAACTTCGTTCGCGATGTATTCAGTCACAGCGTGTACACCACGTAGACGTAGAATGTCATGTGGAGACTCTGGACCATCCGCAATTACGTCACCACACTCAACTTTTTCACCTTCGAAAACGTTAAGCTGACGATGCTTAGGAATCATCTCTTCGTACGCTTCACCACTCTCTTGAGTGATAACTAGACGACGCTTACCTTTGGTCTCTTTACCGAAGCTAACAGTACCCGTCTTCTCAGCAAGGATCGCAGGCTCTTTAGGCTTACGTGCTTCGAATAGGTCCGCAACGCGTGGAAGACCACCGGTGATATCTTTGTTACCGCCAGACTTCTGAGGAATACGTGCAAGTGTATCACCCACACCTACTTCTGCGCCGTCTTCGATGTTCACGATCGCTTTACCAGGTAGGAAGTAGTGAGCTGGCATTTCAGTACCAGGAATCATTACGTCGTTGCCTGCTGCATCAACAAGTTTGATAGCTGGACGCATATCTTTACCTGCAGATGGACGAGCTGCTGCATCAGTGACTTCGCTTGAAGATAGACCTGTTAGGTCATCTGTTTGACGAGAAACTGTTACGCCATCGATCATATCTACGAACTGGATGCGACCTGCCACTTCAGTGATGATTGGCATAGTGTGCGCTTCCCAGTTAGCTACTGTTTCACCAGCTTCAACTGCGTCGTTGTCGCCTTTAGTCAGTAGAGAACCGTAAGGCAGTTTGTGTTTCTCTTTCGTACGGCCGAACTCATCAATGATGGTTAGTTCAGATGCACGAGAAGTGATAACAAGCTTACCGTCTTTGTTCGTTACAAACTTCGCGTTGTGAAGTTTAACAGTACCTGTGTTCTTAGCTTGGATGCTGTTCTCTGCTGCTGCAGTAGATGCTGCACCACCGATGTGGAACGTACGCATCGTTAGCTGTGTACCTGGTTCACCGATAGACTGAGCAGCGATAACACCGACTGCTTCACCTTGGTTCACTAGGTGACCACGTGCTAGGTCACGGCCGTAACACTGAGCACAACAACCGAAGTCTGTGTCACATGTTACAACTGAGCGCACTTTCATGCTGTCTACAGAGTTTTCTTCCATGATCTGACACCACTTCTCATCAATTAGAGTATTACGTGGGATCAGAACATCTTCAGTACCTGGCTTAAGAACGTCTTCAGCAACTACACGACCAAGAGCAAGTTCAGTAAGAGCAACCTTAACATCACCACCCTCGATGTGAGGCATCATGTGAACGCCTTCGTGAGTGCCACAGTCGTGCTCTGTAACTACAACGTCTTGAGCAACGTCTACTAGACGACGAGTTAGGTAACCCGAGTTCGCTGTTTTCAGTGCCGTATCCGCAAGACCCTTACGAGCACCGTGCGTTGAGATAAAGTACTGAAGTACGTTTAGACCTTCTTTAAAGTTCGCAGTGATCGGCGTTTCGATGATTGAACCATCTGGACGCGCCATCAGACCACGCATACCTGCTAGCTGACGAATCTGAGCTGCAGAACCACGAGCGCCCGAGTCAGCCATCATGTAGATGCTGTTGAATGACTCTTGCTGCTCTTCATCACCATCGCGGTTAACAACAGTTTCAGAAGATAGGTTCTCCATCATCGCTTTCGCTACGCGATCGTTGGTCGATGCCCAAATATCGATCACTTTGTTGTAGCGCTCACCCGCAGTTACAAGACCAGATTGGTACTGTTCTTGAATTTCGCGAACTTCTGCTTCTGCTTCTTCGATCTCAGTGTACTTAGCTGCAGGTACAACCATGTCGTCAATACCAACAGATACACCAGAAAGTGCTGCGTAAGCGAAACCTGTGTACATGATTTGGTCAGCGAAGATTACTGTGTCTTTAAGACCTAGCTTACGGTACGCCTCGTTAAGTAGGTTAGAGATTTGCTTCTTACCTAGCTTTTGGTTAACGATGCTGTACGGAAGACCAGCTGGCACGATTTGCCATAGCATTGCACGACCGATAGTTGTATCAACTAGCTTAGTCTCTGTAGTGCTGTTGCCATCTTCGTCTTTAACAGTCTCAGTGATACGAACTTTAACGCGAGCGTGTAGCTCAGCAGTCTTAGTGCGGTATGCCTTCTCAGCCTCAGCTGGACTAGCAAGGTACATACCTTCGCCTTTCACGTTGATCTTGTCACGAGTCATGTAGTAAAGACCCAATACAACGTCCTGAGAAGGTACGATGATCGGATCACCTGACGCTGGCGACAGAATGTTGTTTGTCGACATCATCAGTGTACGAGCTTCAAGCTGTGCTTCTAGAGTTAGAGGCACGTGAACCGCCATTTGGTCACCATCGAAGTCGGCGTTGTATGCCGCACACACTAGTGGGTGTAGCTGAATCGCTTTACCTTCGATCAGTACTGGTTCGAACGCCTGAATACCTAGACGGTGAAGTGTAGGTGCACGGTTCAATAGTACTGGGTGTTCACGGATTACTTCGTCTAGGATATCCCAAACGACCGCTTCTTCACGCTCTACCATCTTCTTAGCAGCTTTGATTGTCGTCGCTAGGCCACGAGTCTCTAGCTTGCTGTAGATGAATGGTTTGAATAGCTCAAGTGCCATCTTCTTAGGAAGACCACACTGGTGTAGACGAAGGTATGGACCTACTGTGATTACAGAACGGCCAGAGTAGTCTACACGCTTACCTAGAAGGTTCTGACGGAAACGACCTTGCTTACCCTTGATCATATCAGCAAGAGATTTCAGAGGACGTTTGTTCGAACCTGTGATCGCACGACCGCGACGACCGTTATCTAGAAGTGCATCAACAGACTCTTGCAGCATACGTTTTTCGTTACGTACGATGATGTCCGGAGCCGCTAGCTCTAGAAGACGCTTCAAACGGTTGTTACGGTTGATTACGCGACGGTATAGGTCGTTCAGATCAGAAGTCGCGAAGCGACCGCCGTCTAGTGGAACTAGAGGACGTAGATCTGGCGGAAGTACCGGAAGCACAGTTAGGATCATCCACTCTGGGTTGTTACCAGATTGAACAAACGCTTCAACTAGCTTCAGACGCTTAGTGATCTTCTTACGCTTAGTCTCTGAGTTAGTAGACTGAAGCTCTTCACGCATTTCTTCGATTTCAGCTGGAAGATCCATAGACGCAAGTAGGTCTTTGATCGCTTCCGCACCCATCTTAGCCGTGAATTCATCACCCCACTCTTCTAGACGATCCAGATACTCTTCTTCAGTAAGCATCTGAGATTTTTCTAGATCCGTCATACCTGGTTCAGTTACTACGTACATTTCGAAGTAAAGAACACGTTCGATATCACGTAGAGGGATATCCATTAGTAGACCGATACGAGACGGTAGTGATTTTAGGAACCAGATGTGAGCAACTGGTGATGCAAGCTCGATGTGGCCCATGCGGTCACGACGAACTTTAGTTTGTGTAACTTCAACGCCACACTTCTCACAGATAACGCCACGGTGTTTCAGACGCTTGTATTTGCCACAAAGACATTCGTAGTCTTTTACTGGACCAAAGATACGCGCACAGAACAGACCATCACGCTCAGGCTTGAACGTACGATAGTTGATCGTTTCAGGTTTTTTAACTTCACCGAAAGACCATGAACGGATCATGTCTGGTGAAGATAGACCGATTTTGATTGCATCAAATTCTTCGGTCTTATGCTGCGCTTTTAGAAAGTTTAATAAGTCTTTCACAATCAGCTCCTGTAAGGAGTTAAAAGGAGCTCACCCGCAAAAGTGAGCACCTTCTACCAAATAATCTCTTTTTCTATTTAGAAAGAAGGGATTACTCTTCGTCTTCTAGCTCGATGTTGATACCTAGCGAGCGAATCTCTTTCAACAATACGTTGAACGATTCTGGCATACCAGGTTCCATGCTGTGGTTACCATCTACGATGTTCTTATACATCTTAGTACGGCCGTTAACGTCATCCGACTTAACGGTTAGCATTTCTTGAAGCGTGTAAGCAGCACCGTATGCTTCTAGTGCCCATACTTCCATCTCACCGAAACGCTGACCACCGAACTGAGCTTTACCACCAAGTGGTTGCTGAGTTACTAGGCTGTACGAACCAGTTGAACGAGCGTGCATCTTGTCATCAACAAGGTGGTTCAGTTTCAGCATGTACATGTAACCAACAGTTACTGGACGCTCAAACTCGTCACCAGTGCGACCATCAAACAGCTTAAGTTGACCTGATTCTGGCAGATCACCCAGTTTCAGAAGCTCTTTGATTGATTGCTCAGAAGCACCGTCAAATACTGGAGTCGCGATCGGTAGACCACCACGTAGGTTCTTGATCAGCGTACGAACTTCATCATCAGATAGAGACGCTACGTCTACTTTCTGACGAGTTTCACCAAGATCGTAAACCTTCTGTAGGAAGTCACGGAACTTAGCAAGCTCTTGCTGCTCTTTCACCATCTGGTTGATCTTGTCACCGATACCTTTCGCTGCCAGACCTAAGTGTACTTCTAGGATCTGACCGATGTTCATACGCGATGGTACACCCAGTGGGTTTAGTACGATGTCAACCGGCTGACCTTTCTCATCGTAAGGCATGTCTTCAACAGGGTTGATCTTAGAGATTACACCCTTGTTACCGTGACGACCCGCCATCTTATCACCAGGCTGGATACGACGCTTAACCGCTAGGTAAACCTTAACGATCTTCAGTACGCCAGGTGCTAGATCATCACCTTGTGTGATCTTACGACGCTTAGTTTCAAACTTCTTATCGAAGTCAGCTTTTAGCTCATCCCACTGCTCAGCAAGTTGCTCAAGCTGTGATTGTTGTGCATCGTCTTCAAGCGTTAGCTCTAGCCACTTCTTACGATCAATAGCATCTAGTTTCGCTTCAGTGTAACCACCGTCGATTAGTACAGCTTTAACACGGTTTAGAAGGCCACCCTCAAGAATCTGGAATTCTTCAGTTAGGTCTTTCTTCGCTTCTTTAAGCTGCATCTGTTCAATTTCAAGTGCACGTTTGTCTTTTTCAACACCGTCACGAGTAAATACTTGAACGTCGATGATCGTACCTGATACAGAGTTTGGTACGCGTAGAGACGTATCTTTAACGTCTGACGCTTTCTCACCGAAGATAGCACGTAGTAGCTTCTCTTCAGGAGTTAGCTGAGTTTCACCTTTAGGCGTTACTTTACCTACAAGGATGTCACCGCCTTTCACTTCCGCACCGATGTAAACGATACCTGACTCGTCTAGTTTAGACAGAGCAGACTCACCTACGTTCGGAATGTCAGCAGTGATCTCTTCAGCACCAAGCTTAGTATCACGCGCCACACAAGATAGCTCTTGAATGTGGATCGTAGTGAAACGGTCTTCTTGAACTACGCGCTCAGATACTAAGATCGAGTCTTCGAAGTTGTAACCGTTCCAAGGCATGAATGCGATACGCATGTTCTGACCAAGCGCTAGCTCACCAAGGTCTGTTGAAGGACCATCAGCAAGAACGTCACCACGTGCTACTGGTTCACCCGGCATCACACATGGACGCTGGTTGATACACGTGTTTTGGTTCGAACGAGTGTATTTAGTTAGGTTGTAGATATCGATACCTGCTTCACCAGGGATCAGCTCGTCTTCGTTAACTTTAACAACGATACGAGAAGCATCTACAGACTGGATTACACCACCACGTTTCGCTACTGCTGTAACACCAGAGTCAACTGCGATGTTACGCTCGATACCAGTACCAACTAGAGGCTTATCAGCCTTAAGTGTTGGAACTGCCTGACGTTGCATGTTGGCACCCATCAATGCACGGTTCGCATCATCGTGTTCTAGGAACGGGATAAGCGATGCAGCGATAGATACAACCTGGTTAGTTGCAACGTCCATGTAGTCAACATGTTCGCGTGGGTGTAGGCCAGATTCACCTTTCTGACGAGCTGTGATTAGCTCTTCAGCAAATGTGCCTTCTTCAGTAAGAACAGTGTTCGCCTGAGCGATAACGTACTGACCTTCCTGAATAGCAGATAGGTAATCTACTTCGTCTGTTACTACGCCATCTACAACGCGACGGTATGGAGTCTCTAGGAAACCGTACTCGTTACAACGCGCAAACGCAGATAGAGAGTTGATCAGACCGATGTTTGGACCTTCAGGCGTTTCGATAGGACATAGACGACCGTAGTGAGTTACGTGTACGTCACGTACTTCGAAGCCAGCACGTTCACGAGTTAGACCGCCAGGACCCAATGCAGAAATACGACGCTTATGCGTAACTTCTGATAACGGGTTGTTTTGGTCCATGAACTGAGACAGCTGTGAAGAGCCAAAGAATTCTTTAACCGCAGCAGAGATAGGCTTAGCATTGATTAGGTCTTGAGGCATGATTGCATCAAGGTCACCAAGGCTTAGACGCTCTTTAACAGCACGTTCAACACGTACTAGACCAACGCGGAATTGGTTTTCTGCCATTTCGCCAACAGAACGGATACGACGGTTACCTAGGTGGTCGATATCGTCCACTTCACCGATGCCGTTACGGATAGCGATAAGCTTCTTCATCACTTCAACGATATCAGTTTCGTCAAGTGTGCCTTGCTCTTGTGCATCTTCACGTTCGATAGAGCTGTTGAACTTCATACGACCAACAGTCGATAGATCGTAACGCTCTTCAGAGAAGAATAGGCTTTCGAATAGTGCTTCAGCAGCTTCTTTCGTTGGTGGCTCGCCAGGGCGCATCATGCGGTAGATTTCTACCAGAGCAGAAATACGATCAACAGTGCTGTCGATACGTAGCGTTTCTGACATGAATGGACCGTGGTCTAGATCGTTCGTAAATAGAACTTCTAGTGCTTTATGGCCAGCTTGCGAAAGGTTCGCTAGTGCTTCAAGACTGATCTCTTGGTTTGCACCAACAATGATCTCGCCAGTCGCTTCGTTGATGTAATCTTTCGATGCAACTTTGCCTACGATGTACTCAACAGGTACTTCGATATGATCAACGCCATCTTTTTCAAGCTGACGGATGTGGCGTGCAGTTACACGACGACCAGTTTCAACGTAAACTTTGCCGTTTGCTTCGATATCGAATGACGCAGTTTCACCACGTAGACGATCAGGAACAAGCTCCATAAGTAGAGTTTGATCTTTAACTTCGAAGTTCACCTTCTCAAAGAAGATGTCCAGGATCTCTTCTGTCGTCTTACCTAGTGCGCGAAGAATGATAGATGCTGGTAGCTTACGACGGCGGTCGATACGTACGTATAGGTTATCCTTAGGATCAAACTCGAAATCAAGCCATGAACCACGGTAAGGAATAACACGTGCGTTATAAAGAACTTTACCTGATGAGTGGGTCTTACCCTTATCGCTGTCGAAGAATACGCCAGGGCTTCTGTGCAGCTGGGATACGATAACCCTCTCGGTACCATTGATTACGAAGGTACCATTGTCTGTCATAAGCGGAATTTCGCCCATGTAGACTTCTTGTTCTTTAATATCTTTTACAGTACCTGCTGGCGCGTCTTTATCAAAAATAACTAGGCGTAGTTTAACGCGTAGAGGTTTTGAATAAGTTACGCCACGGATTTGACATTCTTTAACATCAAAAACTGGCTCACCAAGACGGTAGCTAACGTATTGCAGCTCGGAATTGCCGTTGTAGCTCTGAATTGGAAATACAGAACGGAAAGCAGCTTCAAGACCGTATTGACCTTCAGGATCCTGTTCGATGAATTTTTCGAACGAATCGAGCTGGATCGATAGCAGGTATGGAATGTCCAAAACTTGTGGACGAGTACCAAAGTCCTTACGGATGCGCTTTTTCTCGGTATAAGAGTAAACCATGGGGTTCCTCAGCTCGCTGATAAGTGACCCAAACTGTCTCCAATCGTTATGAGACAGTGACTGAACAACTGTTTAACTGTAGTGACATTTCGTTAAGAGATAATGAAATGTTTTTTGCTTGGAGGTAGGCGCCTAAACAGCGGAAAAATCACCTAACCCCTACAGCGCAAAAAGGCCGGTGGTTATAAAACCACCAGCCATAGCCGTTAGGCTAAGAAGCTTAAGTAATAATTACTTAACAACAACAGTTGCGCCAGCTTCTTCTAGCTGAGCTTTAAGAGCTTCAGCTTCGTCTTTCTCGATGCCTTCTTTAAGAGGTGCTGGAGCACCGTCTACTAGAGCTTTAGCTTCTTTAAGACCTAGGCCAGTTGCGCCACGTACTGCTTTGATTACAGCAACTTTGTTACCGCCAGCAGATTCTAGGATTACGTCGAATTCAGTTTGCTCAGCAGCAGCTTCGCCTGCAGCAGCGCCGCCAGCTACAACAGCAGCAGCAGCAGAAACACCGAATTTCTCTTCCATTGCTTCGATTAGTTCAACAACTTGCATTACAGACATTTCTGCAACTGCGTCTAGGATTTGCTCGTTAGTGATAGACATAACAATTCTCTTTTAAATCAACAATAAGTTTAAATAGCAACCAGTGAAAAGCAAGGCTTAAGCAGCAGCTTCTTCTTTTTGGTCGCGTAGTGCAGCGATAGTACGTACCAGCTTGCCTGCAGAAGCTTCTTTCATGCACATCATTAGGCGTGCGATAGCTTCGTCGTAAGTTGGTAGTGTCGCTAGTACTTCAGCGTCAGTTAGCGCGCCTTCAAATGCAGCAGCTTTGATCTCGAAGTCTTTGTTCTCTTTAGCGAAGTCTTTGAAAAGACGCGCTGCAGCACCTGGGTGCTCGTTAGAGAATGCGATTAGAGTAGGACCAGTAAATGTCTCAGTTAGACATTCGTAGTCTGTACCTGCAACCGCACGACGCATAAGCGTGTTACGAACAACACGTACGTAAACACCAGCTTCACGAGCTTGTTTACGTAGTGAAGTCATAGCGCCTACTTCTACGCCACGAGAATCAGCTACAACTGCAGAAAGTGCACCACTGGCAGCTTCGTTGACTTCAGCAACAATTGCTTTTTTGTCTTGAAGGTTTAAAGCCATCTTGGATTTACTCCTGGTTGTCGTTACACCGCTCACTATCATCACGACAGTGAGAGTTATTTAGGTGCTTCCCAGAAGAAAGTTAACTATTTACATAGAGCTTTCTGTCAGTTCGGGCACCATCTACGTAGGAAATATTAAGTTTAAACTTGTAAAACAAATTCAAACACCTACGGTCTTGGACGGAGACTGGGTCATAATTCAGACTAAATTCAAAAAGAATTTAATGAACCAAAGTTCAGCCCCAACCACAAATATTAGGCGCAGAATTATACACTAATTTTGCGCCTAAGCAAATTTATTAGCTTGCTTGAGTGTTCAGGCTACCCTGATCAACAGCAACACCAGCACCCATTGTAGTAGAGATGCTTACTTTCTTCAGGAAAGTACCTTTCGCTGAAGATGGCTTAGCTTTCTTCAGAGCAACTAGAAGAGCTTCTAGGTTCTCTTTGATCTGCTCAGCAGAGAAGTTTGCTTTACCAATAGTAGTGTGGATAATGCCGTTCTTGTCGTTACGGTAACGAACCTGACCAGCTTTAGCGTTCTTAACCGCTTCAGCAACGTTAGGAGTTACAGTACCAACTTTAGGGTTTGGCATTAGACCGCGAGGACCTAGGATAGTACCTAGTTGACCTACAACGCGCATTGCATCTGGAGAAGCAACAACTACGTCGAAGTTCATTTCGCCTTTCTTCACTTGCTCAGCAAGATCTTCCATACCAACGATGTCTGCGCCAGCTTCTTTAGCTGCTTCAGCGTTTGCACCTTGAGTGAACACTGCAACGCGGATTTCGCGGCCAGTACCGTGAGGTAGTACAGTTGCACCACGTACGTTCTGGTCAGATTTACGAGCATCGATGCCTAGGTTAACAGCAACGTCTACAGACTCAACGAACTTAGCAGTCGCTAGTTCTTGAAGAAGAGCTACAGCTTCGTTGATTTCGTATTCTTTAGTTACGTCAACTTTTTCGCGGATTACGCGCATGCGCTTAGTTAGTTTAGCCATCTTATTAACCCTCTACCACTAGGCCCATTGAACGAGCAGTACCAGCGATTGAACGCTTCATTGCTTCGATGTCAGCACCAGTCATATCAGCAGCTTTAGTTTCTGCGATT includes the following:
- the rplL gene encoding 50S ribosomal protein L7/L12: MSITNEQILDAVAEMSVMQVVELIEAMEEKFGVSAAAAVVAGGAAAGEAAAEQTEFDVILESAGGNKVAVIKAVRGATGLGLKEAKALVDGAPAPLKEGIEKDEAEALKAQLEEAGATVVVK
- the rplJ gene encoding 50S ribosomal protein L10 — its product is MALNLQDKKAIVAEVNEAASGALSAVVADSRGVEVGAMTSLRKQAREAGVYVRVVRNTLMRRAVAGTDYECLTETFTGPTLIAFSNEHPGAAARLFKDFAKENKDFEIKAAAFEGALTDAEVLATLPTYDEAIARLMMCMKEASAGKLVRTIAALRDQKEEAAA
- the rplA gene encoding 50S ribosomal protein L1, giving the protein MAKLTKRMRVIREKVDVTKEYEINEAVALLQELATAKFVESVDVAVNLGIDARKSDQNVRGATVLPHGTGREIRVAVFTQGANAEAAKEAGADIVGMEDLAEQVKKGEMNFDVVVASPDAMRVVGQLGTILGPRGLMPNPKVGTVTPNVAEAVKNAKAGQVRYRNDKNGIIHTTIGKANFSAEQIKENLEALLVALKKAKPSSAKGTFLKKVSISTTMGAGVAVDQGSLNTQAS